Proteins from a genomic interval of Pseudomonas paeninsulae:
- a CDS encoding tRNA-binding protein — protein MQQIEWADFQRIELRVGTVLSAELNDKARKPAYVLRVDLGELGVKTSSTQLTEHYPCAELIGRQVLCVCNFAPKRIAGIRSEVLVTGVYDADNKVVLASFDKPLPNGSRLA, from the coding sequence ATGCAGCAGATCGAATGGGCAGACTTTCAACGGATTGAATTGCGCGTGGGCACGGTGCTGTCCGCCGAGCTGAACGACAAGGCTCGCAAGCCGGCCTACGTACTGCGGGTCGACCTCGGCGAACTCGGGGTGAAAACCTCCAGCACGCAACTCACCGAGCACTACCCATGCGCCGAACTGATTGGCCGCCAGGTGCTCTGCGTGTGTAATTTCGCACCCAAGCGCATCGCCGGGATCCGTTCCGAGGTACTGGTGACCGGCGTCTATGACGCGGACAACAAGGTGGTACTGGCCAGCTTCGACAAACCGCTGCCTAATGGGTCGCGCCTGGCATGA
- a CDS encoding Mpo1-like protein, producing MATQTSDRYTSFAEFYPYYLQEHSNPICRRLHYVGSLLVLGILAYALGTQQWLWLLAMPVAGYGFAWVGHFIFEKNRPATFQYPLYSFMGDWVMLKDAFTGRIKF from the coding sequence ATGGCTACGCAAACCAGCGATCGTTACACCAGCTTCGCCGAGTTCTACCCCTATTACCTGCAAGAACACAGCAACCCGATCTGCCGCCGCCTGCACTATGTCGGCAGCCTGCTGGTGCTGGGCATTCTCGCCTACGCCCTGGGCACGCAACAGTGGCTGTGGCTGCTGGCCATGCCAGTCGCCGGGTATGGCTTTGCCTGGGTTGGTCACTTCATCTTCGAAAAGAACCGCCCGGCCACCTTTCAATACCCGTTGTACAGCTTCATGGGTGACTGGGTCATGCTCAAGGATGCCTTTACCGGACGCATCAAATTCTGA
- a CDS encoding UDP-2,3-diacylglucosamine diphosphatase, with product MTSAQLAKPSRKQRVRTLWISDVHLGTRDCQAEHLAAFLKRYQTERIYLVGDIIDGWRLRSGIYWPQAHSNVIRRLLTMSKRGTEVIYVTGNHDEFLRRYSSLMLGNIQLVDEAEHITADGRRLLVIHGDQFDVITRYHRWLAFLGDSAYEVTLTLNRWLNHWRSRYGYGYWSLSAYLKHKVKGAVNFISDFEQAIVHECVKRGFNGVVCGHIHHAEIRPMGEVQYMNCGDWVESCTALIEHLDGRIEMYRLADDQARGAQAQVEQVAAVEPAA from the coding sequence ATGACCAGCGCCCAGCTCGCCAAGCCGAGTCGTAAGCAACGAGTCCGTACCCTGTGGATTTCCGATGTCCACCTGGGTACCCGGGATTGTCAGGCCGAGCATCTGGCGGCGTTCCTCAAGCGTTATCAAACCGAGCGGATTTACCTGGTGGGCGACATCATCGACGGCTGGAGGCTGCGCAGCGGCATCTACTGGCCGCAGGCGCACAGCAACGTGATCCGCCGCCTGCTGACCATGAGCAAGCGCGGCACCGAGGTGATCTATGTCACCGGCAACCACGACGAGTTCCTGCGCCGTTATTCGTCGCTGATGCTGGGCAATATCCAGTTGGTCGACGAGGCCGAGCACATCACCGCCGATGGCCGGCGTTTGCTGGTGATCCATGGTGATCAGTTCGATGTGATCACCCGCTATCACCGTTGGCTGGCCTTTCTTGGCGACTCGGCCTACGAGGTCACCCTGACCCTCAATCGTTGGCTCAATCATTGGCGCAGTCGTTACGGTTATGGCTATTGGTCGCTGTCGGCCTACCTTAAGCACAAGGTCAAGGGGGCGGTGAACTTCATCAGCGACTTCGAGCAGGCGATCGTCCACGAATGCGTCAAGCGGGGCTTCAATGGCGTGGTCTGCGGGCATATCCACCACGCCGAGATCCGGCCGATGGGCGAGGTGCAATACATGAACTGCGGCGACTGGGTCGAGTCCTGCACGGCCTTGATCGAGCACCTGGATGGACGCATCGAGATGTATCGGCTGGCCGACGACCAGGCACGAGGGGCTCAGGCGCAGGTCGAACAGGTGGCTGCAGTCGAGCCAGCTGCATGA
- a CDS encoding adenylate/guanylate cyclase domain-containing protein, translating into MNATTQNRLHPLPAPPLREYYSRVLAYIAVAASIAAGTYTQHFGYDILWMVPYALLYPHLAYHLGQRFKRDHPQTATLTLLFIDALHCGAALALLSFSVVPSLMCLLILAFSSMIVGGLRYLSLAMLVAVSSTLLNAALIDLKFNPDTPALVALVSIAFSTLYICISAYFVHQQGMRLVQVRSEIKREQEKAARLARNLAKYLSPQVWESIFTGKKSVRLETQRKKLTVFFSDIKGFTELSEELEAEALTDLLNSYLNEMSKICLKYGGTIDKFIGDSVMVFFGDPASKGAKHDAMAAVSMAVAMRKHMKVMRQQWRAQGITKPLEIRMGLNTGYCTVGNFGADTRMDYTIIGRDVNLASRLESAAEAGEILISHETYSLVKDLIMCRDKGQINVKGFTRPVQIYQVVDFRRDLGATSSYVEHELPGFSMYLDTNGIQNFDKQRVIQALQQAAEKLHDKVIM; encoded by the coding sequence ATGAATGCCACTACCCAGAACCGGCTCCACCCACTGCCGGCGCCACCACTGCGCGAATATTACTCGCGCGTACTGGCCTATATCGCCGTGGCAGCGAGCATCGCTGCCGGCACCTACACCCAGCATTTTGGTTACGACATTTTGTGGATGGTGCCGTATGCCCTGCTCTATCCGCATCTGGCCTACCACTTGGGCCAACGCTTCAAGCGTGATCATCCGCAAACCGCCACCCTGACGCTGCTGTTCATCGACGCCCTGCACTGTGGCGCGGCACTCGCCCTGCTCAGCTTCTCGGTCGTACCCAGCCTGATGTGCCTGTTGATCCTGGCCTTCAGCTCGATGATAGTCGGTGGCCTGCGTTACCTGAGTCTGGCCATGCTGGTCGCGGTCAGCAGCACGCTGCTCAATGCGGCGCTGATCGACCTGAAATTCAACCCCGACACCCCAGCCCTGGTCGCCCTGGTGAGTATCGCCTTCAGCACCCTGTACATCTGCATCAGCGCTTATTTCGTGCACCAACAAGGTATGCGCCTGGTCCAGGTGCGCAGCGAAATCAAACGCGAGCAGGAAAAAGCCGCCCGCCTGGCCCGCAACCTGGCCAAGTACCTGTCACCGCAGGTATGGGAATCGATCTTCACCGGCAAGAAGAGCGTGCGCCTGGAGACCCAGCGCAAGAAACTCACGGTGTTCTTCTCCGACATCAAGGGCTTCACCGAACTGTCCGAGGAACTCGAAGCCGAGGCCCTGACCGACCTGCTCAACAGCTACCTCAACGAGATGTCGAAGATCTGCCTGAAATACGGCGGCACCATCGACAAGTTCATCGGCGACAGTGTCATGGTGTTCTTCGGCGACCCGGCCAGCAAGGGTGCCAAGCATGACGCCATGGCCGCAGTATCGATGGCCGTGGCCATGCGCAAACACATGAAAGTAATGCGCCAGCAGTGGCGCGCCCAGGGCATTACCAAGCCGCTGGAAATCCGCATGGGCCTGAACACCGGCTACTGCACGGTAGGCAACTTCGGCGCCGACACGCGCATGGACTACACCATCATCGGCCGTGACGTGAACCTCGCCAGCCGCCTGGAAAGCGCTGCAGAAGCCGGCGAGATCCTCATCTCCCACGAGACCTACTCGCTGGTCAAGGACCTGATCATGTGCCGCGATAAGGGCCAGATCAACGTCAAGGGTTTTACCCGCCCGGTGCAGATCTACCAGGTGGTGGACTTCCGTCGCGACCTGGGCGCCACCTCCAGCTATGTCGAGCATGAGTTGCCCGGCTTCTCCATGTACCTGGACACCAACGGCATCCAGAACTTCGACAAGCAACGGGTGATCCAGGCGCTGCAGCAGGCCGCCGAGAAATTGCACGACAAGGTGATCATGTAG
- a CDS encoding AraC family transcriptional regulator — MPSLLSLRHYSHELLNHSHDHAQLVFGLSGQLDFEVAGLGSLVIRQTLAVVPAAAQHACGSSSGSQCLVLDVPSEHWLQQHLGLHADASRRLLDCPGARSLNPAQSQLVSWLAASPINDPVIAQQGAALLLASLASEHIERLGVPGLPLAALDAHIDRHAAYPLQVGDLARLAGLSVARFHARFLDETGQTPMAYVRSRRLHQGRQLLCTSQLAVSEIAARVGYSSQSAFTAALLRQFGCTPRALRQRHE; from the coding sequence ATGCCGTCGCTGCTCTCTTTGCGTCACTACAGCCATGAACTGCTCAACCACAGCCATGACCATGCGCAGCTGGTCTTCGGCCTGAGCGGCCAGCTGGACTTCGAAGTGGCCGGGCTGGGCAGTCTGGTGATCCGCCAGACCCTCGCCGTGGTGCCGGCGGCTGCGCAACACGCCTGTGGCAGCAGCAGCGGCAGCCAGTGCCTGGTGCTCGACGTGCCCTCGGAGCACTGGCTGCAACAGCACTTGGGCCTGCATGCCGATGCCAGCCGCCGCCTGCTCGACTGTCCCGGCGCCCGGAGTCTCAACCCGGCGCAAAGCCAGCTGGTCAGTTGGCTTGCGGCCAGCCCGATCAATGACCCGGTGATCGCCCAGCAAGGCGCAGCGCTGTTGCTCGCCAGCTTGGCGAGCGAACACATCGAGCGGCTAGGCGTGCCAGGCTTGCCGCTGGCGGCCCTGGACGCGCATATCGACCGGCATGCCGCCTACCCGCTGCAGGTTGGCGACCTGGCGCGGTTGGCCGGTTTGTCGGTGGCGCGTTTTCATGCGCGCTTTCTCGACGAAACGGGACAGACGCCCATGGCCTATGTGCGCAGCCGGCGCCTGCACCAGGGCCGACAGTTGTTGTGCACTAGCCAACTGGCCGTCAGCGAGATCGCTGCCCGCGTCGGCTACAGTTCGCAAAGTGCCTTTACCGCGGCGCTATTGCGGCAGTTCGGCTGCACCCCGCGCGCGTTGCGCCAGCGACACGAGTAA
- a CDS encoding glycosyltransferase family 4 protein, producing MRILIVSDAWLPQVNGVVTSLQALVGDLRSLGHQVKLLSPQDFRYLPCPTYPEIPLTWNLWRVGPAIREFQPDCVHLATEGPLGWAARRWLCKRGQAFSSAIHTRFPEYIHGRWPWLPLRWGYAYLRTFHRPSEAVLVTTERLRGEFSGWGLQRLALWRKGVDTRLFRPQVPLSAVHKPVFLYVGRIATEKNLQAFLELDLPGEMHVVGDGPQREALQAHYPAVKFLGYRHGEELAAAYRQASVLVFPSRTDTYGLVMLEALACGTPVAAFPVPGPLDVLEAGVTGVMSEDLRAACLAALELDRTRCAELAAGQSWRVSALEFLARQPMLDGEPCAARALAVSQN from the coding sequence ATGAGGATATTGATCGTCTCGGATGCCTGGCTGCCGCAGGTCAACGGTGTGGTCACCAGCTTGCAGGCCCTGGTCGGCGATCTGCGCAGTCTGGGCCATCAGGTCAAGCTGCTGTCGCCGCAGGATTTTCGTTACTTGCCGTGCCCGACCTACCCGGAGATTCCGCTGACCTGGAACCTCTGGCGGGTCGGCCCGGCGATCCGCGAATTTCAGCCCGACTGCGTCCATCTGGCCACCGAAGGACCGCTTGGTTGGGCCGCCAGACGCTGGCTGTGCAAGCGCGGCCAGGCGTTCTCCAGTGCCATCCATACGCGCTTTCCCGAGTATATCCATGGCCGTTGGCCGTGGTTGCCGCTGCGCTGGGGCTATGCCTACCTGCGCACCTTCCACCGCCCGAGCGAGGCGGTATTGGTGACCACCGAGCGGCTGCGTGGGGAATTCTCCGGCTGGGGCCTGCAGCGTCTGGCGTTGTGGCGCAAGGGCGTCGATACGCGGTTGTTTCGACCGCAGGTGCCGCTGTCCGCAGTGCACAAACCAGTATTTCTGTATGTCGGGCGCATCGCCACGGAAAAGAACCTGCAGGCCTTTCTCGAGCTCGACCTGCCTGGCGAGATGCATGTGGTCGGCGACGGTCCGCAGCGTGAGGCCTTACAGGCGCATTATCCGGCGGTGAAATTTCTCGGCTATCGGCATGGCGAAGAACTGGCCGCAGCCTATCGTCAGGCCAGTGTGCTGGTGTTTCCCTCGCGCACCGATACCTATGGCCTGGTGATGCTCGAGGCGCTGGCCTGCGGCACGCCCGTGGCGGCCTTCCCGGTGCCCGGCCCGCTGGATGTGCTGGAGGCGGGCGTGACGGGGGTGATGAGCGAGGATTTGCGTGCGGCTTGCTTGGCGGCGCTTGAACTCGACAGGACGCGCTGCGCCGAGTTGGCGGCAGGGCAATCCTGGCGCGTATCGGCGCTGGAATTCCTGGCCCGCCAGCCCATGCTCGACGGCGAGCCGTGCGCCGCTCGGGCTTTGGCGGTAAGCCAGAATTAA